TTGGCAAGGATTTGATCCGCTGGCTTCACTAGCATCTCAATCAATTCTTTGCGCCAAGATTCACCTGCCCAAAAATCTGCTTCTTTAGATTTTTTGGTATGGAAATGGCCAACATAATCATATTGGGAGAGTTGCTCTTTTAAGAGCAGCATTGGCAACACATCTCGTCCAATGTTTCCAGTCACCACAACCGTGGTATCTTGTGCTCGATGAGAAAGAATTTTCTCAATAGCCTGCTTCTTCTCTTCTACATCTGTCGTAATCCATAAGTCATAGGTGAAATGAAAAGTTTGGAAAGCATCTAGAAATTCTTCCAAGAGGTCCACATAAAAGACATGGAGATGAACCGCAACTTTTCTATCGAAATTCTCTTCCAATTCTTTGTTTTTCAAGTACTTACGCGATAACAAATACGGATAGTCCGGACGATCAATCATAGACATGTGGTTGAGAATCAAATCTAATGGATAGTCCGATATACGTTCCAATTCATCAAAAATGTAAGGAATGATTCCTTCATTATTTGCAATAGTTTTGACTTTGATGAAAGGAACCTTATGAAGGAGAATCGCTGTAGGATTGTAGTAAGAAAAGTCCGGATAGAGCATCCCTATGGTGTCTTCATGAATGGTATCAAAGACCGTCTTATAGCGAAAACCAGCATCCAAGAAATTCGTTGTGACCTTGGTCTCGTAGTGATCAATCACATCTTGAACATTGGTGAAGTCTTGAACACCCTGCCAAAATTCTAGGAAGGCGCTTGATGTCAACACCTGTTTTTTAAAACTGAGATAATAACTCTGAATATGCTCGTTAAAATCCTTGTCTTTCCGGTAATTGGTCATTCCCCAGAAATCCACTTCATCATCATGTTCAAACTGCTGATAAATGGGGTCTAGATCCCAAAGCGGTCCAAAACAGGTATCATTCATGAGGGTAACCGAATCAAAATGAGCCAGTTGGTCAAAGCCAACTGTCTTCATTCCATCCCGCCAAGCCGCAAAGTCAAAGCCACTATTTTGGCGCTCTAGAATATCGTCTACCAGATGCTGTGCTACTAAATTAGACTTCACATCTTCTGGTAGCTGACTATTGGAGATAAAGACCACCCGTGAATACAAGGGGCGAATCTTTTCTAATTGATAGAGTACATGCCCACTAATAAAATTAAACTTATTGTAGTGAACATATAAAAGTAAACGTTGCATATTATTTCCTTATTCTAAAGAATTTCAAGATTTTTGTTGGAATGGTCCAACGGCGAGAATGGATGACGGAATTGTATTCATGAGATAATTTTTTATGATTCTCATGTAAGTTGAATAGGTGTCTGCAAAATTCTTCGTCACTTTCTTTTTCATAGGAGAATTGAAATTGATTACCCGAACTATTCGAAAGATCAAACAGAATATGTGGATGGGTATTAAAGAAAACCAGAACATCCTCGAAATCAATTCCGTTTGAAGTTACAAGAGGAATTTCTCTTTGATCCTCCAATGCAATCAATGACAATTTATTATAGGATCCCGAAAATTCTGAAAGTAATATTTTTAGACTCTTTTCCTTTTCAAGCTGGAAGATAATAGAGCCCTTATTTTCCATTCTCTCTTTTGTTATTTCATGGTAGGCTGAGTGGAGTCCATCGTGTGAAGCTGAAATCACCACTTGAGATTTACCAATCACTTCGAGATCACGATTATTGAATTTCATCCCCAAAAATCGAGCATACTTAGAGGAAAGCTTTTGGTTACAAATTGGCGTTTCTACTTCAATGTTATCTTTAAAAACAGCATAGATCGTCTTAAGATTATATTTCTTTCGAGCGAGTTCTTGATCCAGTAATTGTTTTTCTTTAAAGCTATCAAAATTCTCAATCACTGTAGCCATTTGTTGACTTAGCAGATCTCTTTCTCCTAGTGGATATAAATTCCCAGATTCTAAAAATCTACTCGAAGACAAATGACCTAAATTATCAGAAATAATTGCCGGAACACCATTTAAAACTGATTCCACAAATACTAAAGAAAATGTTTCTAATTTAGCAGGCAAGACGAGGATATCTTTCTCTGTCACCAAAGACCATGGATCTGAGTGAAAACCAACAAAAGTTACATGATCTAGATGATGAGTTTGAATATAGTCATCCATCAACTTTTTGTACTGCTCATCCCATCCTCCGATAAAGACCAGTTCAATATCTTTCCGATTTAACTGATTATAAGCAGTGAGCAACTCAAGCTGATTTTTCCGTTCATTAATCCCACCAATGGATACAAAACGAGAAATAGTAGAATTCTTGAGAGGTCGCTCTTGAACTTCTGTATAGGGGATAAACGGAATCAATTTATCAGTCGTAAAATAATTCGTTAGAGTCTGGTACAATTCCCCTTCTACTACAAAAATTTTATCAGACAAATCATCGATTAAAGGAATTAATTCCTTATAATAACCGAACTCACCAAAAGGAAATTCATGAATAATATAAAAATGTCTGACCTTTTCACATGCAGCTGCAATAGCACCCTGAAACACATTGACTGTATTCGAAATAACCAGTTCGATCTGTTCATTCTGGATGATTTCTCTTACTTCCTCAATATTCTTTTGTTGAGAGGCTTGAATTTCTAAATCCAAAATATCTAGCGTTTTAGACTCAGGCCACCACCACTGATTCGTTTTTAACTGAAATAGTTTAATTCCAGTTATATCCATATGACGGAGATAGTCTTTATCAATGTGCGGAGCATTATCCGGTATCACATTGTAAACTTCGTGACCTTGCTGAACCAACAATTTCATTAAGTTCACAATCGCTACTTCTGCTCCACTAAACATGGCTCCAACAGGAGAAACAAATAAAATTTTCATAGCCTATACCAAAGAAATTATTCCCACTTGCCTTGACGAATTAACAATCCGGTAGAAGAATCCAACTCCGAACGATTTGTTCGATCCACAACCCGATCAATTGAAAAGATAGGAGGGTTCGTTGTCGATAATATTGCTAAGTTTTCTTGATTTTCATCTCTTAAAAATGCTACTAGTCTTAACTTCACATGATTAAAGTATGGTAACTTACATTTATAGGTAACTTTTTTGGGACCAATGCCAGATAATGGAATATCCATGGAATTATCGTTATACAGTCCATTTCCAGTAGAAATATCAACAAATGAAAAGGCTATATGAGGATTAACAGACTCATCTAATAGATTAAATGAAAACTCAATCACCACCTCATCATCAGGAGTTACTTTCTTAGGAGAAAGCAATCTAGCTGTGAAACCTTCAACTTCCGTTGTAACCAAGCCCTCATCTTCATTTCCATTATGATGGGAGTTCGATTCCAAATTGTCAAAACTATATTGATCAGAAACATCAAAGGGATCACCAATGGCTTTCACCAATCCATTTTCAATCAAAACAGCCTTGTTACAATATTTCTTGACGGCTCCCATATCATGGGTAACAAGGATAGTAGTTTTCCCTGATTTCTTGCGTTCTTGGAAGTAATCGTTACACTTGCGTTGGAAGGCCTCATCTCCTACTGCGAGGACCTCATCCAAAATCAAAATATCCCCTTGGGCCTTAATGGCAACTGAAAAGGCTAAGCGAACCTGCATGCCTGATGAGTAGTTCTTTAGCTTCTGGTTCATGAATTCATGCAACTCAGCAAAGTCTACGATATCATCGTACATGGCATCAATTTCAGCTGTTGAGAAGCCCAGCATAGCCCCATTCATGTAGACATTTTCCCGACCGGTCAGTTCTGGGTTAAAGCCCACTCCAAGCTCAATAAAAGACACCAGTTTCCCATCGATGGTGACGGTGCCTTTTTCTGGCACATAGATTTCAGAAATAATTTTCAAGAGAGTCGATTTTCCAGAACCATTTCTTCCGAGGATCCCGAAAAAGTCTCCTTTTTCTACTTCAAAAGAAATATCCTTGAGAACGTGCTGTTCTTTATAACCTTTAATACCTTTGAAGCGATTGACCAGGGCAGTTCGAAGACTATTGGTTGCCTCTGTTGGCAACTTAAAGTACTTGCTGACATGGTCTACTTTTACTGCAATTTGTTTATCTGTCATTAGAGAATCTCCGCAAATTTCTTAGCATGTTTGTTAAAGTAAGCAAAGCCAGCAACAAAAATAAGAATTGGTAAAACATAAGGAATCAAAACCAAGAACTTATTTTCCACCAAAAGCCAGACAGGGGTGTTGGCCTTATCAATCAAGAAATACCGCATGTCTTGAATAATTTGTGCTAATGGATTCATCATGACCAATTTAGCCGCCCATGGATTGCGGTCTGCAATAAAGGTAATTGGGTAGATAATTGGCGTCGCATACAATCCAGCTTGCAAGAGTACTTCCCAGACTTGACCTAGGTCACGGAAACGGACAAAAAATGTCGCTAAGATCAATGCACATCCTGTCGCCATCAAGAACAACTCAAAGAATAGCGGAATCACCATCAAAGCTGTCCAAGAGAATGTCACCCCATTAAAGAATGAAAAAATCAAAACAACAATAAGGTTAATGACAAAGTTAATGGCTGCTCCTGAAATCGCAGACAAGACAATGATGTGTTTGGAGAAGTTCAATTTTCGCAGCAAGTCGCCTCGACTAACAATCGACACCATCCCCATAGATGTTGCTTCTGAGAAAAAGCCCCAGATTACATTGGCCAATAAGAGGGCAACTGGGAAATGGGGCACATCTCCACCCAAACGTAAGAAGCGGATGAAGACGACATACATGATTGTAAAGGTCATCAAGGGCTTTAAAATCGACCAAAGATAACCGATCGCTGATCCTTGGTAGCGTAATTTAAAGTCTGTTTTAATTAATTCTCGTAATAAAATTCGATTTTTCTGACTAAAAACGTCAAACATTATTTTTTACCTCGATATGCAAACTTTGTCAGAATCAAGCTGGTAAACACAAAGGTGTGAAAAGCCCGGTTCTTCCGATAACCATACTGACGAATCCGTCTCAAACGTTCTTTTAGTGGAACGTCCATGATGGTCACAAAGTTTTCAATAATTTCTTTATTTTGGGGACTGACTGGCAGATCCAATAAATTTTTTGCTTGTTCTTGACTGGACTCGATGAGATTCCAATATTTAGCAAAAAGAATATGAGGGCGAACCCAGTTTTTAACCCGTTTTCTAAGTGTACGAGCACCCAGAACATTGCTACTGTGCTGCCGGTACAATTCTGTCGGCTGATCGATATAGATCAACTTTCCAAAGGCAGTTGCTAGTAATGCTAAATACCAATCATGCATAAGGAGGGCATGTTTTTCTTGACCCGTCCATAACTCCGCCAACGCGTGATTAATCATGGCTACACCGCCAGTTACCGTATTTTCTGTCAGCTCTTGAATGAGTTCTGTATTGGCATGATCAGACTGGGTGCGAATCATGCTCTCATGTTGAACATTCAAGTTTTCATCGACCACTTTTAAATCTGTGTAGACCAGCAAAGGCTCCTCTTGCGGATGTTTCTCTGCTTCTTCCACTTGTAGGGCAATCTTTTCAGGAAGCCAGACATCATCTTGGTCACTAAAGCAATAAAAATCAGCTTTTTCATATTTTAAGAGTGTGTGAAAACTCTTGATGACACCCAGATTTTCGATAGCCTCCTGGTTAATAAAGCGAATGCGCTCATCCTGGGCCACCAACTCTTGAATGATCTCCACCGTACCGTCTGTTGACCCATCATCTCGGATCAAGAGTTGCCAGTCTTGATAAGTCTGGCCTTTGATACTTTTGACCTGCTCTTTTAGATACTGTTCACCATTATAGGTGGACAACAAGATATTTACTTTCATGATAAGAATAATTCCTCGTACTCACCTACAATTTTTTCCCAGGTAAAGTTTTGCTTCATATTGGCCTTGGCTCGTTGACCCCATTCAGATACATCTTCTAAAGAATCGACCTGGTTAATCAAATGCGCCAAATTTCCAGTTTCTTTAGTCCAATATTGAGCTGTGTCCTTGGCAACCGTTTGGTTAAAGGAGACTCCCAAAACTAAATTCAGATCCGTCTGAGCGAGAGCCTCTAAAAGACCAGGATTGGTTCCGCCCACTTCATGACCATGGATATAGGCAAAGGCTTCTTTACGGATATACTTCAACAGGTCTTGATCATAGACCGTTCCTACGAACTTGACGCGCGGATCCTGATCAAATCCAGTCCGAGTTCGTAACTCTTCAAAATAGGGATTACCTTCATGGTTACAAATGATCACTAAATCCCGTCTGCTTGAAGAGGCCATAAATTCACGAATGGCAGTCTCATAATTATTTTCTGGGACAAAGCGACCCAAGATCAAGTAATAGTTCTTCTCTTGTGTCTGCCACTTCTGATAAAGTTCTCTGACCTTCCAATCCTGACTGGTTAGGCTAGTCGGAGACAAGTCCGTTCCATAGGCAATATAAGTCGTCTGGGACCAAGGATAGGCTTCCTTGATATAGGACTCAATGCCCGGATTGTCAGATATTACCAAGTCCGCGTGGCGCGTCATGATCTTTTCAGAATACTTGAGATAGGCTTGAATCGGTTTGGCCCACTTGGCCCGCTTCCACTCCAGTCCATCTGGATTGATATAAAATCGTCCGCCTATCTTATGGATCTTACGCGCAAAAGGCGCCACAAAGGCCCCGATTGTATTGCCCAAGACATAAAAAATCGGCTGTTCAATTCCTTGTTTCTTAATAAGCTTCAAAGCATAGTTGATGGCCATCATATCATAGGCAATGACACGCGCAGGCCCAAGCTTAGGGGGGTTAATGGTATAACAATCGACACCCTGGTAGTCAAAATGTTGATAAGCTTGATCATTAGAAAGGCAGGCAACATGGTACTGGATATCTGGAGACACTTGATGCGAAACCAATTGGTCCACAAAAGTCTCAAAACCGCCATATTGAGCCGGAAGTCCACGACTTCCGATAATAAAAACATGTTGCATAGAGTTCCCTTTCAAATCATTCACAGTCTATTCAATTATACCATTTTCTAGGCTTTTTGCCTAATCCAAACAGAAAAGCGACCCTCAAGGGCCGCTTCTATTTGATCTTATTTCACTTCTTGTTTATAAAATTCTTTCAAGGCATCCTTCCAGGTTGGAATAACGAATCCTGTAGCTTTCGCTTTTGCCAAACTCATTGTGGAGTTAAGTGGACGTTTCGCTTTAGCAGGGAATTGGCTGGAATCCACCGGCTTCACTTCTACATCCGTATCTTTGAGGATCTCAACTGCAAAGTCATACCAAGTTGTATCTTCTGCTGCATCATTTGAAAGGTGGTAATAACCATATTCCTTACGGTTTTCAGCCAAATAAGTCATAAACTCTGCAAGAGTACGGGTCCAGGTCGGACGACCATGTTGGTCATTAACAACTGTAAGTGTTTTGTGAGTCTTGGCTAAGTTCTGCATGGTGAAGACAAAGTTCTTACCGTAGTTTCCAAAGACCCAAGCTGTACGGATGATATAAAAGTTAGACACATACTTCTCAACTAATTCTTCCCCCATACGTTTGGTACGACCGTACTCTGTTTGAGGATCTGGTTGATCGTCTACTTCCCATTCTTGTCCCACTGGTTTATTCCCATCAAAAACGTAGTCGGTTGAGATATAGACCAAGGTTGCACCATGCTTTTCAGATGCTTTTGCTACATTTTCTGTACCCGTCACGTTGATGGCATAGTCCAACTCTTTTCCTTCATCTTCTGCAGCATCAACAGCTGTGTAGGCAGCACAGTGATAAACCAAGGTTGGTTTTACTTCCGCAAATACCTCGTCTACTTTCTCTGCATTTGTGATATCCATTTCAGCCACATCAACAGCTACATATTCTTCATTTCGTTCATCTAGTAAATGGCGAAGCTCCGTTCCAAGTTGACCATTTGCACCTGTAATTAAAATCATATTATATTCCTTTCAAATGCTTTTCCCTATCATTATAGCAAAAAAAGCAGAAGTTTTCTGCTTTTTACTCACTTTTCTCTTTGATGACATATATTGGACGTTTCTTAGTCTCCATGAAGATCTTACCGATATATTTCCCTAAAATTCCAATGGTTAGTAATTGAAACCCTCCCAAAAAAAGAATTACTGTCATGAGGGATGGCCATCCAGAAGTGGGATCCCCAATGACTAAGGTACGGATCACAATTAGAATCATCATAATAAAAGCCAATATCCAAGATAAAAGTCCACCAAAAAAGGCAATATTTAGGGGAGCATCTGAAAAATTGACAATCCCTTCAATGGAGTATTTAAAGAGGGACCAAAAATTCCAAGATGTTTCTCCTACCACGCGCTCTATATTTTTATATTCTAGATATTCTGTTTCAAATCCTACCCAGACAAAAATCCCTTTTGAAAAACGATTGTACTCCGATAACTCTATAATAGCATCGACCATAGGTCGGCGCATCAAACGAAAATCACGCGCACCATCAACCATTTCCACTTGGCTAATATGATTGATCAATTTATAAAACATCTGTGCAAAGAAAGAACGAATCGGTGGTTCCCCATCACGGGTTACGCGTCTCGTTCCGACACAGTCTAAATCCGGCTGTTCCTCCAACTTCTGCTTCATTTCAATCAATAACTCCGGAGGATCCTGCAGATCCACATCCATGACGGTCACGTATTCACCACTAGCAGCTTCAAGCCCAGCATATAGTGCAGCCTCTTTCCCGAAATTTCGAGAAAAAGAAAGGTAGTGCACATTTGAATCTGTAACATGTAGCTTTCGAAGAACGGATAGCGTACCATCTGAAGAGCCATCATTTATAAAAATATACTCAAACTTTTCTCCCATCTCCATCCGAACACGTTCCATCTCTTTATAAAACAATGGAATTGATTCTTCTTCGTTAAAACATGGGACTACAACTGATATGGTCATCTCTTACTCCTTGATTTATTCACTTTTTATTGTAACAAAAAGCTTTGATTTTCCCTAGTATATAACTTAATTGTATGCTGAAACATGAAGTTAATAGTATTGACTAATAGTTGCAATGATTGAGACAAGAATAAACAAGGTAGCAATGTAACTAAATGTATATTCTACTTCATTCTGATTGTATTCAAGCGGTTCTGTTCTATTCTGATTCCAAAACAGTCTTCTTGAAAAATTAGTTATACAACCAAGGAGTATAAAAATTCCTGCAAAATATCTCCCCTGAATACCTTTAATAGAAATATCAGCAACCTCACCCCACATTAGATAGGCTGTCATTAGAATTCCAAAAACAATCCCCATTGAGACGAGAACTACCCCAAACTTCGCAAAAGTTTTTAGTGGTTTTCCATTTGGAAGTACAACTAATGTAACTGAGATGAATATCAAATAAAACCACATAAAAGCTTTCGCATCATAAGTCAACCAACCAAAAGTAAATAATGATTGTAATTTAAATGGAATAAAATTCACAACTTCTTTAATCATCATTCTCGTGAAGTCAGAAAAATGATGCAAGGTAAATATAATCTTTTTCATTGGATTAACTGCTGGATTCGGATGCACAACCGTTGCATTAATCCCACTTGTCACCTTCAACCAAATTACACTGGTTAGAGCTACCATAAGAATAGAACCAGCAATTAGAAGATATTGTTTTTTATTGAGTTTCTCTTTTGGTAAAAAAGCTAATAAACAGATCAATAACACATAAGGCAATTTGGAAAAAGCTATTAAAATACATAGGAGACTATAGGAGAGTATATCTCTATTACTAACTTTATCTTTTTCAAAATAGGATAAAAATAGACCAATAACTAAAAAGATGAGACCATTAGCAAATGCATCCTGATTAAACGATGCAGCAATATAAATATTAATAGGAATAATCGCCAGTAAGGAAAAGAATAATTGCTTATCTCCTGATTTCTTAACAGCTAATCGAACCAGTAAGGCAAAAACAAGTAGATTGAAAAATCTCCCTAGAAAAATCGAAGCAAATACACTTAAATGTAGGATACGAGCAAGGATAATCCCTAAGGTTTGTGGTAAGTAACTAACAAAAGAATAGCCATTTGTATTCCCTAAATTAGAATAAACAACTTTTTTATCAGAAACTTGTTTATCTTCAAGTTCCGTTTGTAATAGAGGCTTTTTAAATTCTCCTTCAACCTCAGATATATCAGATGACACCTTCATTTCCTCAACCGAAGATGGCAAATATAAGTGACCATCACTTATATATAAGGCCCTAGAATAATGGAAGTTTTCATCTGGACTATCCATATTTGGAGTATAGACACAAAATACTAGTCCTGTAAATAAGATTATTGAGAAGATTTTATTGTATAACTTCATATTTACTAGTGATAGAAATGTGAAAATTCCCCCAATGATAAGGAACGTTTTGATTGGTGCATTTTTAAAAGGACCATCGAAATAGAAATACGTACCAAACATCACAAACCAGATGAGCAAAATATAAAACTTCTTTTGCCAAATATTGTGAAAGAAATTTAAACCTTTTTTTGAAATATAATCTGTCATGTAATACCTTTTTTATCCTCTAACTTCTTAAACAAAGCATACCACTTTTGAACGATAACATCCTCTGCATAATTTCCTATAACATAGTCCTGTCCTCTTCTTCCAATCCCCTCTAGTATCTCAGGATTCGTTAGAAAATACCTCATTTTATTCGTCAATTCTCCAACACTTGGATTAAAAAGCATTTCGGGGGTAGCAGATTGCAGATCAGCAACTCCTTGCGAACAGTTATAAGTTAATACTGGAGTTCCTAAAACCATTGACTCTACAACCGACATACCAAAAGCTTCCGATTTAGAAGTTAATAACGTAAACAAAGATTTTTGGTAAACTTCCTTAACCTGAGTCGTTTTCCCTTTTAAGGTAATACGTTTTGTCATTCCTAATTGATCAATAAGTAATTGGAGAGTTTCCTTCAAATTTCCAGATCCGTATATATTAAAACTCACATCCGGAAATTCATCAGCTACTTGTGCAAAGGCCTGAATTTGATGATCAATTTGCTTAACAGGATCTAATCTACCAACAAATGAAATAATCTTTGACTTCTCTTGATAATCATTTTCTGATGCTTCTATATATCTTGGTAATGGATTTGTAATCGCAACAAATTTTTCCAATGGAATCTTATAATGCTGACTGATTAACTCTGAATAGGAATCTGATAAGAACATGATACAATCCAATTTCGGATACTTATTTTTAATAATATATGGATAAACTTTGTAGATTCCTTTGCATTCTAATACAAAATCAGCAGAAGAATGCATTTGTCCAATGAAGAAAGCATGATTAGAGAATTTCTTCAAACTTTTTTCCATCAGGAGATAAACAATTGGGTTTGCCAAGATGACCATTGGATTTTCAGATTTTGCTAATAAATCTGATAAAATCGTATCTAATTTTTTTGAGAAAAACTTCTCTTTTAAAAATAACCACGGTTTTTCAAAAAAAATATCTTCCTGGTATAATAAAATTTCTTGATATTTCTCCTGTACCTTTACATACTTTTCCTGTGATTGGATAGCACAGCCGACAACAGTCACCTTATTCCCATCTTCAGCAAATCGTGTAGCCAGCTGATCCACAACCCTCTGAACGCCACCGATTCCACCTAGATGATGAGTGACAAAAATAATATCTCTTTTCATTTTCTATTTCCTTCTGAATTTTATGATACTAAAAATTGTTAAACTTCCAATTGCATATACTATCATTGCAATACAAAAACTAATAGAAGCTCCCATAATCTGGTACTTATTAACTAACTCAGTTGTAATCATTTTAGTAACGATAAACATCAGGATATACACAGACAATAAATAATAGTGTTTCCTCATGATAATTAGTATATTCTCAAGTATAATCGAAAAAGAATATAGAACACCAGAAAGGACAAGAATAGTCAATTCCAACTTATACTTCAATAAATCCAATCCAAATATCAAACTTAATACGTTGACACCTATTAAATAAGTTAAAAAAGTAATAACTATGCCTATTGAGAGAGTAAGAAGCAGGATTTTTAAAAACATTTTGTAAAATACCTGAAATTTTTTCCTCTGCCACAATTCGGCCATTTGTGTAATGAGTGGTCTTACCACTAAAATACACAGGCTCATAAAAAATACTGGCATAAACAGAATATTGTAATCCCTTTGAGCACCAGCCTCCACTATTCCTTTTGCATATGCGCCAGAAATTGATAATTTTGCCTCATTAAAAACGAGTGTTAATAAAAACCCGTAAATAAACAAAGAAAAGCAAACTCTAATAATTTTAAAGGATTCATCTATCGTATTTCTTGAAAAAATATTCCTAAAACTTAGCTTGTCAAATAATTTGAAATGAGCATAATCATAACTAAATACAAAAAATAAATTAAAGAGAGCTAGGGCCAATAAGGTTAGAACCATAGAATGAGACAACAAGAGTCCAAATAGAAGAATGAGCACACTTAAAGCATATCGATAAACCATGGCCTTCCCAGCAATATCTAAACGACCATGCTGTTGAAAATAGCCTTGAAATAAGTCAGAAAAAGCATCTGCTACACGATACACAATAATCCAAGTAATAATCATCACAGAATTATTCGTAAAATCATAGTTTATTGTCCATAAATATGGAAATAAACTAATCACCATCATGGTAACAGTCAGCAATCTTGTAAAATAGTATGCTGAAAAAGGGTGACTTGATTTGACATCTGTAGCTTGGTAATTTCGAACTTGAAATTGTCCGATAATAATCCATAAATTACCAATTGAGGTAGCTAGACTAAATTGATCTGCCACCTCACTTGTTTGCATTCTAGATACGATTAATAAATATAAAACAGAAACTGCTGCTGCTGCAAAATTCCCTAGCAGATTCCATATGTAAATACTTTTTTGAGAAGGAGTGTTATTCATCTTTCTCCTCATTCTTGTTTAAAGCAATGACTTGAACAAGATTTTTAAATTTGGTATCTAATTTTGACACTCGTACAGTTAACTGAAACTGATTCATCAATAGCAAGAAAATAATAAAAAGAAAAATAAAATTAACAGCAGATGCAATCCCTAAGGATGCTGCAATAAACTCTGCTAACTTTGGAAAAATACTAAAAACTAATAAAATTAATGAGAAGAAGATCCAAAACAAAGCGTCATTAATTTGTACACGAGATTTTCTAATATTCTGAAGGATGAAGCCGCATGTTCCCAATGAAACAAACACTAATACAACTTGAAACCAGATTGACATTCTATTTTCCTCTCTCCCTAAAATTCTGAATGAATAAAATAGATACGAACATATGAATCATGTACTTAATGGAACGTGAAAACGTTAGATAGCTTTCTCCTGCTTGTCTCTCTTCCATTCGAACTTGAACTTCTGAAATTGGAACACCATTTCTTAATAAATAAGAAACAGTATCTGGTTCAGGACCATAGTTAATATTTCTCGCAAAAACTTGTATTAAATCTTTAGAAAACATTCTCATTCCAGATGTTGGATCATTGATCGTTTTACCAGTTGTTAATTTAATAGCAAAACTAATAAGGGTATTCCCTAACATACGAAATGAATTTGGTCTTTTATCTGTTACAAATCGAGAACCAATCACCATTTTATTTCCTTTATCAATTTCTTCTTCTAAAGCAGCAATATACTCTGGAAGATGCTGACCATCTGCATCAAATTGAACTGCTTTTTCATAACCGTATTGGTAAGCATACAATAATCCA
The DNA window shown above is from Streptococcus sp. S1 and carries:
- a CDS encoding ABC transporter ATP-binding protein codes for the protein MTDKQIAVKVDHVSKYFKLPTEATNSLRTALVNRFKGIKGYKEQHVLKDISFEVEKGDFFGILGRNGSGKSTLLKIISEIYVPEKGTVTIDGKLVSFIELGVGFNPELTGRENVYMNGAMLGFSTAEIDAMYDDIVDFAELHEFMNQKLKNYSSGMQVRLAFSVAIKAQGDILILDEVLAVGDEAFQRKCNDYFQERKKSGKTTILVTHDMGAVKKYCNKAVLIENGLVKAIGDPFDVSDQYSFDNLESNSHHNGNEDEGLVTTEVEGFTARLLSPKKVTPDDEVVIEFSFNLLDESVNPHIAFSFVDISTGNGLYNDNSMDIPLSGIGPKKVTYKCKLPYFNHVKLRLVAFLRDENQENLAILSTTNPPIFSIDRVVDRTNRSELDSSTGLLIRQGKWE
- a CDS encoding ABC transporter permease, translating into MFDVFSQKNRILLRELIKTDFKLRYQGSAIGYLWSILKPLMTFTIMYVVFIRFLRLGGDVPHFPVALLLANVIWGFFSEATSMGMVSIVSRGDLLRKLNFSKHIIVLSAISGAAINFVINLIVVLIFSFFNGVTFSWTALMVIPLFFELFLMATGCALILATFFVRFRDLGQVWEVLLQAGLYATPIIYPITFIADRNPWAAKLVMMNPLAQIIQDMRYFLIDKANTPVWLLVENKFLVLIPYVLPILIFVAGFAYFNKHAKKFAEIL
- a CDS encoding glycosyltransferase family 2 protein; protein product: MKVNILLSTYNGEQYLKEQVKSIKGQTYQDWQLLIRDDGSTDGTVEIIQELVAQDERIRFINQEAIENLGVIKSFHTLLKYEKADFYCFSDQDDVWLPEKIALQVEEAEKHPQEEPLLVYTDLKVVDENLNVQHESMIRTQSDHANTELIQELTENTVTGGVAMINHALAELWTGQEKHALLMHDWYLALLATAFGKLIYIDQPTELYRQHSSNVLGARTLRKRVKNWVRPHILFAKYWNLIESSQEQAKNLLDLPVSPQNKEIIENFVTIMDVPLKERLRRIRQYGYRKNRAFHTFVFTSLILTKFAYRGKK
- a CDS encoding rhamnan synthesis F family protein, with translation MQRLLLYVHYNKFNFISGHVLYQLEKIRPLYSRVVFISNSQLPEDVKSNLVAQHLVDDILERQNSGFDFAAWRDGMKTVGFDQLAHFDSVTLMNDTCFGPLWDLDPIYQQFEHDDEVDFWGMTNYRKDKDFNEHIQSYYLSFKKQVLTSSAFLEFWQGVQDFTNVQDVIDHYETKVTTNFLDAGFRYKTVFDTIHEDTIGMLYPDFSYYNPTAILLHKVPFIKVKTIANNEGIIPYIFDELERISDYPLDLILNHMSMIDRPDYPYLLSRKYLKNKELEENFDRKVAVHLHVFYVDLLEEFLDAFQTFHFTYDLWITTDVEEKKQAIEKILSHRAQDTTVVVTGNIGRDVLPMLLLKEQLSQYDYVGHFHTKKSKEADFWAGESWRKELIEMLVKPADQILANMEANPKVGITIADIPTFFRYNRIVVAWNEALISPEMNKLWEQMNATKTIDFKNLNTFVMSYGTFVWFKYDALKPLFDLNLTAADVPAEPLPQNSILHAIERLLIYIAWDQKYDFRISQNPHVLTPFIDNKQLNNREDLQPHTFVDFNQIGGIKGALKYIVIGPARAVKYIVKRMIKKVK
- a CDS encoding glycosyltransferase family 4 protein, which encodes MKILFVSPVGAMFSGAEVAIVNLMKLLVQQGHEVYNVIPDNAPHIDKDYLRHMDITGIKLFQLKTNQWWWPESKTLDILDLEIQASQQKNIEEVREIIQNEQIELVISNTVNVFQGAIAAACEKVRHFYIIHEFPFGEFGYYKELIPLIDDLSDKIFVVEGELYQTLTNYFTTDKLIPFIPYTEVQERPLKNSTISRFVSIGGINERKNQLELLTAYNQLNRKDIELVFIGGWDEQYKKLMDDYIQTHHLDHVTFVGFHSDPWSLVTEKDILVLPAKLETFSLVFVESVLNGVPAIISDNLGHLSSSRFLESGNLYPLGERDLLSQQMATVIENFDSFKEKQLLDQELARKKYNLKTIYAVFKDNIEVETPICNQKLSSKYARFLGMKFNNRDLEVIGKSQVVISASHDGLHSAYHEITKERMENKGSIIFQLEKEKSLKILLSEFSGSYNKLSLIALEDQREIPLVTSNGIDFEDVLVFFNTHPHILFDLSNSSGNQFQFSYEKESDEEFCRHLFNLHENHKKLSHEYNSVIHSRRWTIPTKILKFFRIRK